AAGTTCTCATACAAAAATTTTAAAAAAAGCAAAGCCCCAATTCGTTTATTTCCATCCACAAATGGATAATTTTTAATAATCAAATAGAGCAAGTTTGCCGCTTTTTCTTCAAAAGATGGATAAAGCTCCTCACCTCCAAAACTTTGATAAATTGTATTTAATGCACTCTCAAAAAGCCCCCTATCTCTTTCTATTCCAAAGATATCTGATGCTTCTTTACGCTCGATAAGATAGTTTTTAAGCTCTACAATTGCTTCTTTTGCCTCTTGATAACTTATCTTTTTTCTCTCTTTTCTTGTAATACGTGCTTCTATTTTGCCTGTGTCATACTCCTCTACCCATTTCCAAACCAAAGCATATTTTTCAATAATCTCAAGCATTCCCTTTTCTTCACTTGCCGTTATAGAGGGAGTGTTGATATTTTCTTTTATAAATTTTATAGCTTCTTCAAGCTCTTTTAGTTTTTCTTCTGTAAGCTTTTTTTCATTGATCGCATATCCTTTGACAAGGTAATTTTTTAAAACATTTGTAGCCCAGATTCTAAACTGTGTTGCTTTTTTGGAGTTTACACGGTAACCAACAGATATAATGACATCAAGGTTAAAGTATTCAATTGTTCTTTTTACTTTTCTTTTTCCTTCTAATTGAACTGTTGCAAATTTTGCAACAGTTGAATTTTTATCTAATTCTCCTGTTCTGAAAATATTTTTTATATGCCTTGAAATCACAGATTTATCTTTATCAAAAAGTTGTGAAATTTGATTAAGATTAAGCCATATTGTTTCTTCTCTTAATTGCACCTCAACCTTTTTATCACTATCTTCAAAAATAACTAATTGATTTTCCTCTTTCATCCTTCACCTTTGATATCTATCTTTGCCAGACTCTCCAGTATCAGTTTATTAAGTCTCTCTTCTTCAACAAGCTGGGATAAAAACTCCTGTTTGAGTTTTTCAAACCTCTCTTCAAAATCAAAATCATCCTCTTCTTCAGCTAGTCCCACATAACGCCCGGGAGTCAAAACATAATCAAGCCCTTTTACCTCATCAACGCTAACTGATTTGCAAAATCCTTTGATATCTTCATAACTGCTATCCTCTTTTTGCCATGTATGGTAAGTATCTGCGATTTTTTTAATATCTTCTGGTGTTAAAATCCGTTGTCGCCTGTTTATAAGCTTGCCCATATCCCTTGCATCGATAAAGAGAATTTGTCCTTTTCTTGTAGTTTTATTTTTTCTTAAAAACCACAAAGATGCTGGTATTTGGGTATTTAAAAAGAGTTTTGCAGGCAGATTTACAATACAGTCGACTATATCATCTTCAATCATATTTTTTCTGATTTCATACTCATCTTTCTGTTTTGTCGTAAGCGCACCTTTTGCCAAAACAAAGCCGGCTTTTCCATGGGGTGCCAGGTGAAAGATAAAGTGCTGTATCCATGCATAGTTTGCATTACCAGCCGGTGGCACGCCATATTTCCATCGCGCATCCTCACGTAAAAGCTCTCCACTCCAGTCACTGTCGTTAAACGGGGGATTGGCTATCACAAAATCGGATTTTAAGTCTTTGTGGGCATCGTTTAAAAAAGAGCCTTCCGGGTTCCATCTGACCTGTGAACTATCAATCCCTCGAATGGCAAGATTCATCTTACACAGTCGCCAGGTTGTCTGGTTGCTCTCTTGTCCATAAATGGAAATATCATTTATTTTTCCTTGATGCTCTTGCACAAACTTTTCTGATTGAACAAACATTCCACCGCTTCCGCAGCATGGGTCAAACACTCTTCCACGATATGGCTCAAGCATCTCGACCAAAAGCTCAACGACGCTCCTTGGCGTATAAAACTGCCCGCCTTTTTTCCCTTCAGCCAGCGCAAATTCGCCTAAGAAATACTCAAACACATGCCCCAAAATGTCTGAAGTTTTCTCTTTAGCTTCATTGATTGCAATATTGCTAAAGAGATCTATCAACCCTCCAAGAGCGATTGGATCGATATTTCCTCTTGCATACACTTTTGGCAAAACGCCTTTTAAAGATGGGTTTTTCTTTTCTATTAGCTCCATCGCGTTATCGATAATTTTTCCGATTTCTGGATCTTTGGCCTTTTCTTTGAGATGACTCCATCGTGCTTCTGGCGGAATAAAAAATACATTTTCTGCTCTGTATTCATCAATATCTTCGGGATCCGCTCCGGCATACTCTCCCTCGCCTCTTTTTAGCTTTTCATACAGATCCTCAAATGCTTCTGAGATGTATCGCAAAAAAATAAGCCCTAATACAACATGTTTATACTCCGCTGCATCGATATTTTTTCTCAGCTTATCGGCAGCTTTCCATAAGCTTTGCTCAAAACTATCGCCATTTTGCTTTTTCTTCGCCATTATAAAATTCCCTCCTCTTGTAAACTAACAAATCCCTCTTTGCTAAAAATGATGTGGTCCAACAGTTCAATTCCAAGTATCTTGCCGCTTTGCTTTAACTTTTGCGTCACCAATATATCTTCCCTGCTTGGAGTAAGATTGTTTGATGGGTGGTTATGCGCCACAATGATACTTGCACATCTACTTTCAATCGCTGGTGCAAACACCTCTCTTGGATGCACCAAGCTTTGATTTAACGTGCCAATAGTTATCACTCTTTTTTCACAAATTCTATTTGCCCCATCAAGATAAAAGGCTATAAAATACTCTTGCTTTTTATCAAAATACTCTTTTAGCTCTTCATACACATCGTTTGCCGAAATTACGGTTTTGTGCTGTTTGAAAAGATATCTTTTTGATAACTCTACTGCACTTACTATCTGAGCAGCTTTCGCAATGCCAAGTTCGTGAATTTGAAGAAGTTTTTCTATATTTATTGCATCAAAATCTTGCTGAAAAAGCTTGATGATTTCTTTTGATAGTTTGATAACATCCTTTCCCTTCACCCCGCTTCCAAGCAAGATGGCAACCAACTCATAATCTTTTAGAGCCTTTGCCCCTTTTTCCAAAAGTTTTTCTCTCGGTTTTTCAAACTTTTCAAGCTCATTGATTTTTTTCATCATATACCTACTATAATCTTTTTAAAGCTTTATTATCATAGCAAAAACAGTGACGTTATTTTGCATATTAAGTTTATTTTAAGTGTTTACCGGTACAATACGGCCAAGCCTTTGATAGGCGACTATTTACGATTCGATCCCCTTATCACCTCTACAACCCCAAAAATCTTAGAAGTGACCTTTGATTGAATCGTCTGTGATTCGCTCATTGAAGGTTAATATTTTTTAAAGAGGCATAATGACTTTTTCTGATTTCAATCTGAAACCCCAAATAATGAAAGCGATAGAGCAAGCCGGCTTCAAAGAGCCCAGTCCTATCCAAAAAGAGGCGATTCCTGTCGTATTAGCAGGAAAAGATATGGTGGGCCAAGCCCACACAGGCACCGGTAAAACGGCTGCTTTTGCACTTCCACTTTTAAATATGTTAGAGCTCGATGGCGAAGTAGAAGCCCTTGTGATAGTTCCAACGAGAGAGTTGGCTACTCAGGTTAGCGACGAGATTTTTCGACTTGGAAAATATCTTGGCATCAAAACAGCCACAGTCTACGGAGGAAGCTCCTATTCAAGACAGCTCAATCATATAGCCAATGCAGCAGTCGTTGTAGCGACTCCTGGAAGACTCTTGGATCTTTTAAAAAGTGGCAAAATCGAACTCAATCCAAAATTTGTCGTTTTGGACGAAGCGGATGAGATGCTTGATATGGGCTTTTTAGATGATATAAAAGCCATTTTCAACTATCTTCCAACCAATAGACAAACTCTACTTTTCAGTGCGACAATGCCACAGGCCATCAAAGAGTTGGCTCAACAGATTCTCCACTCACCCGAGTTTATCTCTATTACGAAAAAAGAGGTGACAAACGTAAATATCAAGCAGTTTTACTATGTGGTTGACGAGCATGAAAGAGATGAAGCTCTCATTCGCTTGCTCGATTACAAAAATCCTACAAAATCGATCATCTTTTGCCGTATGAAGATAGAAGTAGATCGTCTTGCGCAATTTCTTGAAGCCCAAGGTTACAGTGCAAAAGGACTTCACGGCGATATGCAACAGCGCCAGCGAGAAGAGACCATCAAAGCTTTTAAACGAGGAAACATCGAGATTTTGATCGCAACAGATGTGGCAGCAAGAGGCTTGGACATCAGTGACGTAAGCCATGTGTTCAACTATCACATTCCGTTTGACCCAGAAAGCTATGTCCATAGAATCGGGCGAACAGGAAGAGCTGGGAAAGAAGGAATAGCGATCAGTTTAGTGACTCCTCATGAATTTAAACAGCTCCTACGCATCCAAAAAGAGGTGGGAAGCTCTTTAATCAATAAAGAGATTCCAACCTCTGCGGAAGTGAAAAACGAAAAGCAAAAATCGATGCTTGATATGATTCTTTCTCAAGAGGTATCCAAAGAAGCGATAGAACTTGTGGAACTTCTTGAATCACAAATAGATATCTCCACAGCTGCACTCAAACTGGCTTCCATGGTCATCAAAAACGACACCGTCAGTGGGAACGAAAGAATCGGGAAAAGCCTCAAAGAGATCGAAAAGATGCTCGAACAGGCAAAAAGAGAACTTTCCAGACCTCAAAGAAGCGGCGGACGCAACAATAGAGGCTATCGAGGCAACCGAAGACCTCGTAACGCCCATAGACGATAATTTGCTATAATAGTCCAACTTTACATAAGGTTGGACTATGCAACTTGGCCCAAATCCCATTGAAACGATTCGTAAAACAATCGAAGAGAAAAAAAGACCCAGAACCCAAAAGATCCAAGACCTTCTTCAGCAAATCGACAAGCTTCGCAGTGAAATCGAAGCAGAAAAAAGCGAACTGAAATCCGAACTTATCGAAACTTTTGACCTACTTGAAAAAGCTATCGCCTCCCTTCCCAAAGATCAACAGATACAGGCCCAAAAGATCTTGGATGAGTACAAACTCAAATCACTGGAACTTTTGGGGATCCTCGCAGAAACTACAGAAGCTGCCATCATCACGGCTTTGGAAAAAGCCCAGAATGTGGAAGAAACAGTCTTTGAAATCACCAAAGATCTTACCCATCAGACGATCGATATCAATGTGGATGCACGACATATACAGGATGTCAGCCAAACGATCTTGCAAGTCGCCGCCAATTTGTCCGAAGCCAGCATCAACTATGCAGATGAGATTTTAAGAGGAACAATCCTTGGGGTGAAAAAAGGAATTCGTCTTAGTATAAAAAAGTTTTACCAAACAATTCAATATACACCCGATGAAGCACGTACTCTTATTATAGAAAACTATGCATCTATCATTGAAAATCTTCCCCATATGGATGAAATCTATATGCAGACCATTCATAAAGTAGCCAAACAGAGCGAACCTGGTATCAAAGAAAAGATCGAGACAATAGCCAAAAACAGTGAAACATTGATAGAAAAGATCAAAAATGAAGCGGAAATCGCTGCCAATATTCTTAAATCGCGTTTCGAGGATCTCACCCATATACCTTCTGTAAAGCTGGATGTTCAAGAAGCAAAAAAACTCGGTTTGAGAGCCTTTTCGAAAGCGAAAGAGACTATCGAAAATGCCATTAAAGGGGCCAAAGATGCATTGGGCAAGTAGATGGCTTCTTATCCTTCTCTTTGCTTTTCATCTACATGCACAAACAGAGGATGAGATACAAAAAGCACTGCAAAACCTTATTATTCTCATGGAAAAATCGGCTTCCACCGTCAAAGATTTTTCGCAAAACAGACAACCTGCAATCCCTGAAGAGCAATCTAGCTTCCAACTCTACTACAAACAGGTTCAAAACGGAGCCAAAGTGGCAAAAAGAAACGATTTTTTGATCAAAACCCAAATCCAGTACAGGCTACTGAAAGCAAAACATGTATCATCCAACGACATACTTGTTTTGGTCCACAATCAAAAGGTTGAACTCTACGGCAAAGTACACTCTACAAAAGAGGCCGAAGAGATTATAAATACGACACTACACACCAAAGGGGTACGCTCAGTCACCTCCTATCTTATCATCAAAAACTTTAAAAAAATAGTTTTATAATCATGAACACCGTCACAGAATATCTTCAAAATACTCCCGAATGGTTTTTTGTCATTCTTGTCGTGGCAATCGTACTTATAGAGATTTTTGGCGATAGACCCAATTAATTATACTCACCCATATTTTTGAGCAACGCCTCATGGATCTTTCCATTGGTAGCCACGATAATATCTCCAAATCTGTAAAGTTCTCCCAAATGGTTTGTGACGACACCACCGGCTTCCTCTACAAGTAAAATCCCGGCAGCCACATCCCAAGGCTTGAGATTGACTTCATAAAACCCGGCAAATCTTCCACAAGCCACATAAGCCAAATCGATCGCTGCACTCCCAAGGCGTCT
The Nitratiruptor sp. SB155-2 genome window above contains:
- a CDS encoding Fic family protein, which encodes MKEENQLVIFEDSDKKVEVQLREETIWLNLNQISQLFDKDKSVISRHIKNIFRTGELDKNSTVAKFATVQLEGKRKVKRTIEYFNLDVIISVGYRVNSKKATQFRIWATNVLKNYLVKGYAINEKKLTEEKLKELEEAIKFIKENINTPSITASEEKGMLEIIEKYALVWKWVEEYDTGKIEARITRKERKKISYQEAKEAIVELKNYLIERKEASDIFGIERDRGLFESALNTIYQSFGGEELYPSFEEKAANLLYLIIKNYPFVDGNKRIGALLFLKFLYENLSKEELFQKFNSNTLTALCYLVAASPAEQKEQLIKLIMNFIAFEG
- a CDS encoding type I restriction-modification system subunit M — translated: MAKKKQNGDSFEQSLWKAADKLRKNIDAAEYKHVVLGLIFLRYISEAFEDLYEKLKRGEGEYAGADPEDIDEYRAENVFFIPPEARWSHLKEKAKDPEIGKIIDNAMELIEKKNPSLKGVLPKVYARGNIDPIALGGLIDLFSNIAINEAKEKTSDILGHVFEYFLGEFALAEGKKGGQFYTPRSVVELLVEMLEPYRGRVFDPCCGSGGMFVQSEKFVQEHQGKINDISIYGQESNQTTWRLCKMNLAIRGIDSSQVRWNPEGSFLNDAHKDLKSDFVIANPPFNDSDWSGELLREDARWKYGVPPAGNANYAWIQHFIFHLAPHGKAGFVLAKGALTTKQKDEYEIRKNMIEDDIVDCIVNLPAKLFLNTQIPASLWFLRKNKTTRKGQILFIDARDMGKLINRRQRILTPEDIKKIADTYHTWQKEDSSYEDIKGFCKSVSVDEVKGLDYVLTPGRYVGLAEEEDDFDFEERFEKLKQEFLSQLVEEERLNKLILESLAKIDIKGEG
- the radC gene encoding RadC family protein yields the protein MKKINELEKFEKPREKLLEKGAKALKDYELVAILLGSGVKGKDVIKLSKEIIKLFQQDFDAINIEKLLQIHELGIAKAAQIVSAVELSKRYLFKQHKTVISANDVYEELKEYFDKKQEYFIAFYLDGANRICEKRVITIGTLNQSLVHPREVFAPAIESRCASIIVAHNHPSNNLTPSREDILVTQKLKQSGKILGIELLDHIIFSKEGFVSLQEEGIL
- a CDS encoding DEAD/DEAH box helicase; amino-acid sequence: MTFSDFNLKPQIMKAIEQAGFKEPSPIQKEAIPVVLAGKDMVGQAHTGTGKTAAFALPLLNMLELDGEVEALVIVPTRELATQVSDEIFRLGKYLGIKTATVYGGSSYSRQLNHIANAAVVVATPGRLLDLLKSGKIELNPKFVVLDEADEMLDMGFLDDIKAIFNYLPTNRQTLLFSATMPQAIKELAQQILHSPEFISITKKEVTNVNIKQFYYVVDEHERDEALIRLLDYKNPTKSIIFCRMKIEVDRLAQFLEAQGYSAKGLHGDMQQRQREETIKAFKRGNIEILIATDVAARGLDISDVSHVFNYHIPFDPESYVHRIGRTGRAGKEGIAISLVTPHEFKQLLRIQKEVGSSLINKEIPTSAEVKNEKQKSMLDMILSQEVSKEAIELVELLESQIDISTAALKLASMVIKNDTVSGNERIGKSLKEIEKMLEQAKRELSRPQRSGGRNNRGYRGNRRPRNAHRR
- a CDS encoding BON domain-containing protein, giving the protein MHWASRWLLILLFAFHLHAQTEDEIQKALQNLIILMEKSASTVKDFSQNRQPAIPEEQSSFQLYYKQVQNGAKVAKRNDFLIKTQIQYRLLKAKHVSSNDILVLVHNQKVELYGKVHSTKEAEEIINTTLHTKGVRSVTSYLIIKNFKKIVL